The Marinobacter subterrani genome has a segment encoding these proteins:
- the hyi gene encoding hydroxypyruvate isomerase codes for MPRFAANLSMLFTEVDFTERFAMARAAGFVGVEYLFPYAYPKDLLGQMLSDNQLTQVLFNLPPGDWGAGERGIACLPDRVEEFRAGVDQAIDYAGALGCRTVNCLAGLKPATLSEDIAWQTLEDNVTWAAGKLAEQDITLCLEAINSRVDMPGFLLDTSGKVLALIEAVDADNVRLQYDLYHMQIMEGDLVRSMECLLPWIGHIQFADNPGRHEPGTGEINFSNVFAAIDRMGYEGWVGAEYRPTGATGASLGWFSGQG; via the coding sequence ATGCCCCGTTTTGCTGCCAATCTGTCCATGCTGTTCACCGAGGTCGATTTTACCGAGCGCTTTGCCATGGCTCGGGCCGCTGGGTTTGTGGGGGTGGAGTACCTGTTTCCCTATGCCTATCCGAAAGACCTGCTTGGCCAGATGCTGAGCGACAATCAGTTGACCCAGGTGCTGTTCAACCTGCCGCCGGGCGACTGGGGTGCCGGTGAGCGGGGCATAGCCTGCCTGCCGGACCGGGTTGAGGAGTTCCGGGCCGGAGTCGATCAGGCGATTGATTATGCCGGCGCGCTGGGCTGCCGGACGGTGAACTGTCTGGCCGGGCTGAAGCCGGCGACTCTTTCCGAGGACATTGCGTGGCAGACGCTGGAGGACAACGTTACCTGGGCAGCCGGTAAGCTGGCAGAACAGGACATAACCCTGTGTCTGGAGGCGATTAATTCACGGGTGGACATGCCAGGTTTCTTGCTGGATACGTCTGGCAAGGTGCTTGCCCTGATTGAAGCAGTGGACGCAGACAACGTTCGGCTGCAGTATGATCTTTACCACATGCAGATCATGGAAGGGGATCTCGTGCGCTCAATGGAGTGCCTGTTGCCTTGGATTGGCCATATTCAGTTCGCGGATAATCCCGGGCGCCATGAGCCGGGCACCGGGGAGATTAACTTTTCGAATGTTTTTGCAGCCATTGATCGGATGGGGTATGAAGGCTGGGTTGGTGCCGAGTACCGGCCCACAGGCGCCACGGGGGCAAGCCTGGGCTGGTTTTCTGGGCAGGGGTGA
- a CDS encoding HAMP domain-containing sensor histidine kinase, giving the protein MKLLSQLRTSSFQLALLYMVVFATSVFLLLAFIYWRTAGFMTAQTDETIEAEIAGLAEQYRSRGINGLITIIRERVARDPNAKSIYLLTTDDFVKLAGNIETWPEGSRSESGWINFTLDESVGWTGPERLARARIFEVQGGLRLLVGRDVDELTNLKRVIETAINWGMGITLALALLGGFLMSRSTTRRIEVINNTSRRIMNGHLSLRIPTRGTEDDFDQLAENLNQMLDRIVYLMEGIRHVSDSIAHDLRTPLTRLRNQLETTLMSVDNDEAREQAGRAVAEADQLLATFNALLRIARLETRGNAADMKPVSLDALVTDACELYEALAEDKDQRFEQSLQAGVMIEGDRDLLFQMVSNLIDNAIKYTPEHGVIGVAVRKEGAESVFEVRDSGIGIPDTEKDQVFQRFYRVGKSRSLPGNGLGLSLVSAVAEIHQGRIVLSDTRPGDTPPGLTVTVRMPAYTEARKRIRAAQAEQQAGSAAGETRAPSETTGAETH; this is encoded by the coding sequence GTGAAACTGCTTAGTCAGCTCCGGACTTCGTCTTTTCAGCTAGCCCTGTTGTATATGGTGGTGTTTGCCACCTCGGTGTTCTTGCTGCTTGCCTTCATCTACTGGCGAACAGCGGGCTTCATGACCGCCCAGACCGACGAAACCATTGAGGCGGAAATCGCCGGTCTGGCGGAACAGTATCGAAGCCGTGGCATTAACGGCCTGATTACCATTATTCGTGAGCGCGTCGCCCGCGACCCCAACGCCAAATCCATTTACCTGCTGACAACCGACGACTTCGTAAAGCTGGCCGGCAACATCGAGACCTGGCCTGAAGGCAGTCGGTCTGAGAGCGGCTGGATCAATTTCACGCTGGATGAATCTGTCGGCTGGACCGGCCCCGAGCGCCTGGCCCGTGCCCGTATCTTTGAAGTGCAGGGCGGGCTTCGTTTGCTGGTGGGTCGGGATGTGGATGAGCTCACCAACCTGAAGCGAGTGATCGAAACCGCCATTAACTGGGGAATGGGGATCACCCTCGCGCTTGCGCTGCTCGGTGGTTTTTTGATGAGCCGGAGCACGACGCGGCGGATTGAGGTTATCAACAACACCTCCCGGCGAATCATGAATGGCCATTTGTCCCTGAGAATTCCGACCCGGGGAACCGAAGACGATTTTGACCAACTGGCTGAAAACCTCAACCAGATGCTCGACCGAATTGTCTATCTCATGGAGGGGATCCGGCACGTCTCCGACAGCATCGCCCATGATCTTCGCACCCCCCTGACCCGCCTCCGGAACCAGCTTGAGACCACGCTGATGTCTGTCGATAACGACGAGGCACGGGAGCAGGCCGGCCGTGCCGTGGCCGAGGCCGACCAGTTGCTGGCGACATTCAATGCTCTGTTGCGGATTGCGCGGCTCGAGACCCGCGGTAATGCCGCGGATATGAAGCCGGTATCGCTGGATGCGCTGGTAACCGATGCCTGCGAACTCTATGAGGCATTGGCAGAAGACAAGGACCAGCGCTTTGAGCAGTCGCTGCAAGCTGGGGTGATGATTGAGGGGGACCGGGACCTGCTGTTCCAGATGGTGAGTAACCTGATTGATAACGCCATCAAATACACGCCGGAACATGGTGTGATCGGTGTTGCCGTCCGCAAGGAGGGGGCCGAATCGGTCTTTGAAGTGCGCGACAGTGGCATCGGTATTCCCGACACCGAGAAGGATCAGGTTTTCCAGCGTTTCTATCGGGTTGGCAAAAGCCGCTCATTGCCCGGTAACGGGCTTGGACTGAGCCTGGTGAGTGCCGTTGCCGAAATCCACCAGGGCCGGATTGTTCTGAGCGATACCAGGCCCGGTGACACTCCTCCGGGGCTGACCGTCACCGTACGTATGCCTGCCTACACCGAGGCCCGGAAACGGATCCGGGCAGCGCAGGCTGAGCAGCAAGCTGGCTCAGCGGCCGGCGAAACCCGGGCCCCGAGCGAAACCACCGGAGCAGAAACTCACTGA
- a CDS encoding winged helix-turn-helix domain-containing protein: MKALVIEDDQDVANYLVKGLKESDFVVDHAADGKEGMMMAASEDYDIMIVDRMLPGMDGLSIIKTVRATGNQVPVLILSALGDVDDRVEGLRGGGDDYLTKPFSFTELLARIESLVRRNRQSAETETVLRVADLEMDLLARTVKRAGQNIDVQPREFRLLEYLMRNAGQVVTRTMLLEKVWDYHFDPQTNVIDVHISRLRAKIDKEFETPLLQTIRGAGYMLRETA, translated from the coding sequence GTGAAAGCGCTGGTAATCGAAGACGATCAGGATGTAGCAAATTATCTTGTCAAAGGGCTGAAGGAATCCGACTTCGTAGTAGACCATGCGGCCGACGGCAAGGAAGGCATGATGATGGCGGCCAGTGAAGACTACGACATCATGATTGTCGACCGCATGCTGCCGGGAATGGACGGGCTGTCCATCATCAAGACTGTCCGCGCCACCGGAAACCAGGTGCCTGTTCTGATCCTGAGCGCCCTGGGCGATGTGGACGACCGGGTTGAAGGCTTGCGGGGTGGTGGTGACGATTACCTCACCAAGCCGTTTTCCTTTACCGAGTTGCTGGCCCGGATCGAATCACTGGTCCGGCGTAACCGGCAGTCGGCGGAAACCGAAACGGTGTTGCGGGTAGCGGATCTGGAAATGGATCTGCTGGCCCGGACTGTCAAGCGGGCGGGTCAGAACATTGATGTGCAGCCCCGTGAATTCCGGCTACTGGAGTACCTGATGCGTAACGCGGGCCAGGTGGTTACCCGGACCATGTTGCTGGAGAAAGTCTGGGACTACCATTTCGACCCCCAGACCAACGTCATCGACGTGCACATCAGTCGTCTGCGTGCCAAGATCGATAAGGAATTCGAGACTCCCTTGCTGCAAACCATCCGGGGAGCAGGGTACATGTTACGTGAAACTGCTTAG